In one window of Brassica rapa cultivar Chiifu-401-42 chromosome A07, CAAS_Brap_v3.01, whole genome shotgun sequence DNA:
- the LOC103829102 gene encoding E3 ubiquitin-protein ligase CIP8-like has translation MSDAQESYWCYRCFKHVAVRTLDDEVLCCECNNGFVRLIQAIPAAHSTEIEVQSYGLHQRRESNLERVINRLWSRHEASPPNTLERVADNIGGRRGAPPAAKSAVEALETFEVGSTSSEEGERTAVMCAVCKDAMVMSEIGKKLPCGHFYHDNCILPWLETRNSCPVCRFQLPTDDLRYERKRAREEPHLTVSAGASSVSAGASSSSLMSEREENNNHHVFETRRRTSRKGRPNRYTGHFAH, from the coding sequence ATGTCCGACGCTCAGGAGTCATACTGGTGCTACCGCTGCTTCAAACATGTAGCCGTTAGAACCTTAGACGACGAGGTCCTGTGCTGCGAATGCAACAACGGTTTCGTCAGGTTAATCCAGGCGATTCCCGCCGCTCATTCAACTGAGATTGAAGTGCAGTCGTACGGGCTCCATCAGCGAAGAGAAAGTAACCTAGAGAGAGTAATCAACCGCTTATGGTCTAGGCACGAAGCTTCGCCTCCAAATACATTGGAACGAGTCGCCGATAATATTGGTGGAAGGAGAGGAGCACCACCAGCTGCGAAGTCAGCGGTTGAGGCGTTAGAGACTTTTGAGGTTGGTTCTACTTCTTCTGAGGAAGGAGAGAGGACGGCTGTGATGTGTGCTGTGTGTAAAGATGCCATGGTGATGAGTGAAATAGGGAAGAAGCTTCCATGTGGACATTTTTACCATGATAATTGTATTTTGCCATGGTTAGAGACAAGAAACTCGTGTCCTGTTTGTAGGTTCCAGCTTCCGACTGATGATCTCCGGTATGAGAGGAAGAGAGCAAGAGAAGAACCACATTTGACTGTTTCTGCTGGTGCTTCTTCTGTTTCTGCtggtgcttcttcttcttctttgatgagtgaaagagaagaaaataacAACCATCATGTTTTTGAGACGAGAAGGCGAACATCTAGGAAGGGAAGACCAAACAGATATACGGGTCATTTTGCTCATTGA